In Nematostella vectensis chromosome 3, jaNemVect1.1, whole genome shotgun sequence, the genomic window TGCGCCTACTTTCCCGTTGCCAACCATGCTCACAGAGCTTAGTGTGTTAAAATTTCATATTCAATCTCAAGGTCAAGTATCTGCTAAAGCATCAGTACCTACTGCGGAACAGATCCTTGGAAAGCTACTAGGCATGGCCTCGCAGTCCGCTCCTGCGCCTGCACCAGCGCCCCTTTACCCCCTAGCCCAGCAGCAACTTTTTCCAGGGTATCCGTACAGCAACACAGTCGCCAGGTCACAGAACAGGCCAGGTGCACCTCCACTGCTCAACAGCTTACTTTCTGGAAACCGCCCAACACCGCAAACAGAAGACAATCCCGGGCCCCAACCGGTCTACCCTCCTAACCCTCCTGAGCCGTATTCTCCTTACGGAAGGCGCGGAAGAAAACACCCCGATGCGGACGACCCTCCGGATGACGAGGAGGAGGGTGCGGCGCCAGATGGGAGCGAGGATGATGCAGCAAACCCCGCTGATGAGGAGTACAACGACGAGAGAGGAAGGGGAAGGCGCCTTTTCGGCAGGCGAAGAAGGCTCGGAGAAAGAGGGCTTGGTAGAAACAGACAGGAaggtaagagaaaaaaaagctttgcGAGGATAAGTGATGGGTAAGGGTACATTGTCAGTTCTAAAAGTAATATGCAATGCAAGGGTAAGTTAAAGGCTTTTGTTCGACAGGCGGTTACAGGATAAGGAAAGTCTGCTACCTCATATTGAAAGGAGTGTGGGGAACCAAATATTTTGTCCTTCAATAGAAATTGTCGCTTACCACAAGGTTTTGTCAAAACGAGGCTTTGAGGTACACTGGTATGTATATCGAACCAAAAAGTCAAAATCTCTATTTGGTTCAATTTCCTCAAAGAGCACAATCCAGATCCTAGTATATGACTATAACTTGTTCATCTCATTACACGTTATTTTATCTCAGGTGGATGTTGTAGCTGCAATATCTGCTGGAAGGGAATAAAGCCTCATGTCGAGTGGGTCAGGGTACCCGTATGCTATCATCCGTGTAAGTAAAGCACGTGTGTACACGAATAATGTTATCTAAAAAGCCTTGCCTTCAATTTTCTTAGGACTATTCTCGCAGTTCAATGTAAGTGAATGATCGTCATTTTATCTCTCCCTCCCTTTCTTGGAACTGATTCTAGTCCAGCTCTCCACAATACCTCTGACAGTGCTGACATGTCATGAAAGAACACTCCCAATTCATCCCTATATGGGGGTGTGGAACTGACCTCGTTTATGATTGGTGTATAAGGTGATATTTTCTGCATGGGCGTAGTCagggggggtggcccagggggcctgGATGTCCACCTCCCCCCTGTTTACAATCCTGTCTACGCCGCTGTTTATATCTGTTGCCTAATGACATAATTTATTGTTCTGTGTAAGGTGACATTTGTTGCCCAAAATGACCTGCTTTACCTGTTGTGTATAAGGTGGTATCTGCTGCCCAAAGCACGAGGAGCAAGGAGCATGCCCATGCATTATGCACCCTTGCCATCACTGCTGTTGCCATCACTGCTGTCACTGTTGCCATTGTTGTCACCCTTGCTGTCACTGTTGCCATTGTTGTCATTGCTGCCGTCGAAGTCAGACCGAATGGAGGGCACCACTTGGTAAGTCTGATTCAAGTGTTATTTGTTGTCCCAATGCCATTGGTTTCTGAGAGACCGGGAGATCAGAGACAGGAGACACAGACTTAAAATACATACCATTGGATATATTGATGCCATTTGCCATATTACGATTAATCtgaatatttgaaatagggggAATGTCATCGGTCTCTGAGAGACCGGGAGATCAGAGACAGGAGA contains:
- the LOC116618393 gene encoding uncharacterized protein LOC116618393, which encodes MRIRLYIIVVVIFAARKSESQSTQPNATTGDLAVASNAQSTQPNVTTGVPGAALGQVSAKASVPTAEQILGKLLGMASQSAPAPAPAPLYPLAQQQLFPGYPYSNTVARSQNRPGAPPLLNSLLSGNRPTPQTEDNPGPQPVYPPNPPEPYSPYGRRGRKHPDADDPPDDEEEGAAPDGSEDDAANPADEEYNDERGRGRRLFGRRRRLGERGLGRNRQEGGCCSCNICWKGIKPHVEWVRVPVCYHPCGICCPKHEEQGACPCIMHPCHHCCCHHCCHCCHCCHPCCHCCHCCHCCRRSQTEWRAPLVHYPKRFKKFSMKIKTKKSKKYKKKTNNSRKHNS